In one Cloacibacillus porcorum genomic region, the following are encoded:
- a CDS encoding 4Fe-4S dicluster domain-containing protein → MGCTCDKEKLFNSGILVEHTEGAVLPPQEAWETKKGGYVVIECPKRIPCNPCYTSCPTGAVLPFEDINDVPQIDYAKCTGCGICVSRCPGLACFVIDMTYAADKAVIKLPYEMLPLPEKGKTVKCLDRTGEAVADGEVIAVTEPSKDRTYVVSVVIPKEMADQIRAIKVVC, encoded by the coding sequence ATGGGCTGCACATGCGATAAAGAAAAACTATTCAACAGCGGAATCCTCGTGGAACACACCGAAGGTGCGGTACTGCCGCCGCAGGAGGCGTGGGAAACCAAAAAAGGCGGCTACGTGGTAATCGAATGCCCGAAACGCATCCCCTGCAACCCCTGCTACACCAGCTGCCCAACGGGAGCCGTCCTCCCCTTTGAAGACATAAACGACGTGCCGCAGATAGACTACGCCAAATGCACGGGGTGCGGAATCTGCGTCTCCAGATGCCCTGGGCTGGCCTGCTTCGTAATAGACATGACCTACGCGGCGGACAAAGCCGTGATCAAACTCCCCTATGAAATGCTGCCGCTGCCGGAAAAAGGCAAAACCGTCAAATGCCTCGACCGTACAGGAGAGGCCGTAGCGGATGGAGAAGTCATAGCGGTCACCGAACCCTCGAAAGACCGCACCTACGTGGTCAGCGTCGTCATTCCGAAAGAGATGGCCGATCAAATACGCGCGATAAAGGTGGTGTGCTGA
- a CDS encoding DHCW motif cupin fold protein, producing MKIEGIPYQTVDWNKIEAVPHRGESGEALWRTFEKGNIRARLVEYGPGYLADHWCPRGHVLFVLEGSVISELEDGTKEELTPGMGYVAEDDDKNRHRSFSPNGVKLFIVD from the coding sequence TTGAAGATCGAAGGCATACCTTACCAGACCGTTGACTGGAACAAGATAGAGGCCGTACCTCACAGGGGCGAGAGCGGAGAGGCTCTTTGGCGGACATTTGAGAAGGGTAATATCCGCGCCCGGCTCGTGGAATACGGCCCCGGTTATCTCGCGGACCACTGGTGTCCGCGCGGACATGTGCTCTTTGTCCTTGAGGGCTCCGTCATCTCCGAGCTGGAGGACGGGACAAAGGAGGAGCTTACGCCGGGTATGGGGTATGTCGCCGAAGACGACGACAAGAACCGACACCGCTCTTTCTCGCCGAACGGAGTCAAGCTGTTCATCGTAGATTAG
- a CDS encoding sodium ion-translocating decarboxylase subunit beta yields MELYMTALKGVVDQSGFVALTTGNLLMLCVSFVLLYLAIAKDFEPLLLMPIAFGCLLVNLPLSGIIDEGGFLYYVMFGINHEIYPIIIFMGIGALTDFGPLLANPVTFLLGAAAQLGVFVAVIGAMLMGFTIQEAAGIGIIGGADGPTAIYLCAKLAPAILPAVAVAAYSYMSLVPLIQPPVIKLLTTKADRSIKMEQLRPVSRTERILFPIVSTLACGLVLPAAVPLIGMLMFGNLMRECGCTERLSLAAQNEVLNATTIFLGISVGATMSAETFLTIATIKIICLGLVAFIFSTAGGVVFGQVMKVLSGGRINPIIGAAGVSAVPMAARVCQKVVSKEFPGQYILMHAMGPNVAGVIGTAVAAGAMLTLLK; encoded by the coding sequence ATGGAACTATATATGACCGCTCTAAAAGGGGTTGTCGACCAGTCGGGTTTTGTCGCCCTTACGACCGGCAATCTGTTGATGCTCTGTGTTTCGTTCGTCCTGCTATACCTTGCGATCGCCAAGGATTTTGAGCCGCTGCTGCTCATGCCGATAGCCTTTGGCTGCCTGCTCGTGAATCTTCCTCTTTCTGGGATCATCGACGAGGGAGGATTTTTATATTATGTTATGTTTGGTATAAACCATGAGATATACCCCATCATAATATTCATGGGTATCGGCGCGCTCACCGACTTTGGCCCGCTGCTGGCGAATCCAGTCACCTTCCTGCTTGGCGCCGCCGCACAGCTTGGTGTCTTTGTCGCCGTTATCGGCGCGATGCTGATGGGATTTACTATCCAGGAGGCCGCCGGTATTGGAATCATCGGCGGGGCGGACGGACCGACGGCGATCTATCTCTGCGCGAAACTGGCCCCGGCGATCTTGCCGGCTGTGGCTGTGGCCGCCTATAGCTACATGTCGCTTGTCCCTCTTATTCAGCCGCCGGTCATCAAGCTGCTTACAACTAAAGCCGACCGTTCGATAAAGATGGAGCAGCTGCGCCCTGTCTCGCGTACCGAACGCATCCTATTCCCAATAGTATCGACACTGGCCTGCGGTCTCGTTCTTCCCGCGGCTGTCCCCCTTATTGGGATGCTGATGTTTGGGAACCTTATGCGTGAATGCGGTTGTACGGAGCGTCTTTCGCTCGCCGCGCAGAACGAGGTGCTAAACGCCACGACGATATTCCTCGGAATCTCCGTTGGCGCGACGATGAGTGCCGAAACCTTTCTGACGATTGCGACTATTAAGATAATCTGTCTGGGACTTGTCGCCTTCATCTTCAGCACCGCAGGCGGTGTTGTCTTTGGCCAGGTTATGAAGGTGCTGTCCGGCGGCAGGATCAATCCTATCATCGGCGCGGCCGGAGTTTCAGCCGTACCGATGGCGGCACGCGTATGTCAGAAGGTCGTATCTAAGGAATTCCCAGGACAGTATATCCTGATGCACGCCATGGGGCCAAACGTCGCAGGCGTTATAGGAACGGCGGTCGCCGCGGGAGCGATGCTTACTTTGTTAAAATAA
- a CDS encoding DEAD/DEAH box helicase, whose protein sequence is MLYKWQEKALEKIAGKNAILSAPTGSGKTWVAYIWAGLMSRDGTPQMPEGRVIFTAPIKALSNERYLELKSMGFDVGLETGDFKKNAGAEVLCCTQEIYTLKYAHIPGQKVIIDEFHFIFNDPERARAYIDGLRRTDEESDILVMSATFGNPDKVRAYLEEMARRYFTLFETENRVTKLVYKQRGLRFNQIHDALVFAFSKKGVEWIAAQIAKTRRKVERDKRARLREMSQILEVEKVPETMLRGVGMYFGSMLPKEKLLVEMAFRERIIDVVAGTDALSLGVNLPAETVVFGQMAKFIDGPLTKNEFMQMAGRAGRKGFFDTGYVSYIPRSKCENFDYDTAILYLETLDKPREEAKIKLLPAIGRLLKKEVTVETEARMIAECSMPRRDVRSVTKEVEGALREITQMLAQIKDQNERKRVRRVLGDIWSDEMEREVNIAIARLFAKYEMPDAMECANLLRKTERNYLQALLKIKRFANRLPEGYRFANMEQIDVEVNKIDGSVFGFEDKIHQIKITEENTEE, encoded by the coding sequence ATGCTCTATAAATGGCAGGAAAAAGCGCTTGAGAAAATAGCGGGGAAGAACGCGATCCTCTCCGCCCCGACAGGCAGCGGCAAGACCTGGGTCGCCTATATATGGGCCGGCCTTATGAGCCGCGACGGCACGCCTCAGATGCCGGAGGGACGCGTGATCTTTACCGCGCCGATCAAAGCCCTCTCAAACGAACGTTACCTCGAACTCAAATCTATGGGCTTCGACGTGGGGCTGGAGACGGGTGACTTCAAGAAAAACGCGGGAGCCGAGGTGCTCTGCTGCACGCAGGAGATATATACCCTAAAATATGCCCACATCCCCGGACAAAAGGTGATAATTGACGAATTTCATTTCATCTTCAACGATCCGGAACGCGCGCGCGCCTACATAGACGGCCTGCGCCGCACGGACGAAGAGAGCGATATCCTTGTGATGTCCGCAACCTTCGGCAACCCCGATAAGGTACGGGCCTACCTCGAAGAGATGGCGCGGCGTTACTTCACCCTCTTTGAGACGGAGAACCGCGTCACTAAGCTCGTCTACAAGCAGCGCGGACTGCGCTTCAACCAGATCCACGACGCGCTCGTCTTCGCCTTTTCCAAAAAGGGCGTCGAATGGATCGCGGCGCAGATCGCGAAGACCCGCCGCAAAGTGGAGCGTGACAAGCGCGCCCGCCTGCGCGAGATGTCTCAGATACTCGAGGTCGAAAAGGTTCCAGAGACGATGCTGCGCGGCGTAGGCATGTACTTCGGCTCTATGCTGCCGAAAGAAAAGCTGCTTGTCGAGATGGCTTTCCGCGAACGGATAATAGACGTGGTCGCGGGGACGGACGCGCTCTCTCTGGGGGTGAACCTGCCGGCGGAGACGGTGGTCTTCGGCCAGATGGCGAAATTCATCGACGGGCCGCTGACGAAGAATGAATTCATGCAGATGGCGGGCCGCGCGGGGCGCAAGGGATTTTTCGATACGGGATACGTGTCGTACATCCCGCGCAGCAAATGCGAAAACTTTGACTACGACACGGCGATACTCTACCTTGAGACGCTCGACAAGCCGCGCGAGGAGGCGAAGATAAAGCTGCTTCCCGCGATCGGCAGGCTGTTAAAAAAGGAGGTCACCGTTGAGACGGAGGCCCGCATGATCGCCGAGTGCTCGATGCCGCGCCGCGACGTTCGCTCTGTGACCAAAGAGGTCGAGGGGGCGCTGCGCGAGATAACGCAGATGCTCGCGCAGATCAAGGACCAGAACGAAAGAAAGCGCGTCCGCAGGGTCCTCGGCGACATATGGAGCGACGAGATGGAGCGCGAGGTGAACATCGCGATCGCGCGCCTCTTTGCGAAATACGAGATGCCCGACGCGATGGAATGCGCAAACCTGCTCAGAAAGACGGAAAGAAATTACCTCCAGGCGCTGCTGAAGATAAAGCGTTTCGCGAACCGCCTGCCGGAGGGCTACCGTTTCGCGAACATGGAACAGATAGATGTCGAGGTAAACAAGATCGACGGTTCGGTATTCGGCTTCGAGGACAAGATACATCAGATAAAGATTACGGAAGAAAATACCGAAGAATAA
- a CDS encoding NAD(P)/FAD-dependent oxidoreductase, whose translation MTIKTADVIIVGGGVHGAATAYELAKAGVKTVLFEKEYLSSGGSGRSAAGLRQHFGTEVNLRMAKYNLSVFPTLEEELDTGMKLEFTQWGYMWVAYSDSCMEQLNKNVTLQKSLDIPSVMMTPAEIHERWPYLNLDGILGAAFCGDDGHINPQTLTLAYGHAARRLGAEIKTYTPVAKLLAENGRIKGVVTESGEEWHAPKVLLTAGPWSTPLAATVGVELPVYPERHNILITEPVEVFDCPMVLCLDDGAYFKQCPNGTFMFGRDDPGEPHTVEAGNSAKFLEGVTKSVLKRIPALRGVRVVRQWSGPYDNTPDHNAIIDWTPVEGLLVNCGWSGHGLQFGPSGGRVCKEMLMGETPFVDLHRFRLARFAENDLFFEPAFI comes from the coding sequence ATGACGATAAAAACTGCTGATGTAATAATTGTTGGCGGCGGTGTGCATGGAGCAGCTACCGCCTATGAACTTGCGAAGGCCGGAGTGAAAACGGTCCTCTTTGAAAAAGAATATCTCTCATCGGGCGGTTCGGGCCGTTCCGCGGCCGGCCTTCGCCAGCACTTCGGCACCGAGGTCAACCTCCGTATGGCGAAGTACAACCTCTCCGTCTTCCCGACGCTTGAGGAGGAGCTCGACACGGGGATGAAGCTTGAATTCACGCAGTGGGGCTATATGTGGGTTGCCTACTCGGATTCGTGCATGGAGCAGCTTAACAAGAACGTCACGCTTCAGAAGAGCCTCGACATCCCCTCTGTGATGATGACGCCCGCCGAAATACATGAGCGCTGGCCCTATCTGAATCTTGACGGCATCCTGGGCGCCGCCTTCTGCGGCGACGACGGACATATCAATCCGCAGACGCTGACGCTGGCCTACGGACATGCCGCGCGCCGTCTCGGGGCGGAGATAAAGACATACACTCCCGTCGCGAAGCTGCTCGCGGAAAACGGCAGGATAAAGGGCGTCGTGACGGAGAGCGGTGAAGAGTGGCACGCGCCCAAGGTGCTCCTTACCGCCGGCCCCTGGTCTACGCCGCTGGCGGCGACCGTCGGCGTGGAGCTTCCCGTCTATCCCGAGCGCCACAACATCCTCATCACGGAGCCTGTGGAGGTTTTCGACTGCCCGATGGTTCTCTGCCTCGACGACGGAGCCTACTTTAAGCAGTGCCCGAACGGTACCTTCATGTTCGGACGGGACGACCCCGGCGAGCCGCATACGGTAGAGGCCGGAAACAGCGCCAAGTTCCTCGAAGGCGTCACCAAGAGCGTGCTCAAGAGAATACCGGCCCTCAGAGGCGTCCGCGTCGTGCGCCAGTGGTCGGGCCCATATGACAATACGCCGGACCATAACGCGATCATCGACTGGACCCCGGTAGAGGGGCTTCTCGTTAACTGCGGCTGGAGCGGTCACGGCCTTCAGTTCGGTCCCTCCGGCGGGCGTGTCTGCAAGGAGATGCTTATGGGAGAGACGCCATTTGTCGACCTGCACCGCTTCCGCCTTGCAAGGTTTGCCGAGAACGATCTCTTCTTCGAACCTGCGTTCATCTAA
- a CDS encoding NAD(P)/FAD-dependent oxidoreductase — translation MKKIHETDLLVIGGGAAGLCAAAEAATAGASVTVIESDLHPGGQLVKQTHKFFGSRDEYAGTRGYKIADILLDEISSLGDKVKINCNSTVTGCYPEDGVYTVMEGEENYYRVKAKKAVVATGAQERMIPFPNNDLPGVYGAGAVQTLMNVYGVVPGKKVVMVGAGNIGLIVSYQLTQAGVEVAAVVEAMPKIGGYWVHAAKIRRLGIPILLRHTIVEAIGDKVLEGAVIQELDDKFQLIGEPRKIDCDIICMAVGLTPTTELFWQAGCKMQFVPQLCGYVPFRDKTMRTSNPDIWVAGDASGIEEASAAMVEGRIAGHAAAKALGHKVEDKKFEEYWTRLHHLRAGEVGEKILAGIGQVLVERWEA, via the coding sequence ATGAAGAAAATACATGAGACGGACCTCCTCGTAATAGGCGGCGGAGCGGCGGGCCTCTGCGCGGCGGCGGAAGCGGCGACTGCGGGAGCCAGCGTCACGGTTATCGAGAGCGACCTCCATCCCGGCGGCCAGCTCGTCAAACAGACCCATAAATTCTTCGGTTCCAGAGACGAATACGCGGGAACGCGCGGCTACAAGATAGCCGACATCCTGCTCGACGAAATATCGTCGCTGGGAGACAAAGTAAAAATCAACTGCAACTCCACCGTGACGGGCTGCTATCCCGAAGACGGAGTCTACACCGTCATGGAGGGAGAAGAGAACTACTACCGCGTGAAAGCCAAAAAGGCGGTCGTGGCGACGGGAGCGCAGGAGAGAATGATCCCCTTCCCCAACAACGACCTTCCGGGAGTCTACGGAGCGGGAGCGGTACAGACCCTCATGAACGTCTACGGAGTCGTGCCGGGCAAAAAAGTCGTCATGGTGGGAGCGGGGAACATCGGCCTCATAGTCAGCTACCAGCTCACCCAGGCGGGAGTCGAAGTGGCGGCGGTAGTAGAAGCCATGCCTAAAATCGGCGGCTACTGGGTCCACGCGGCGAAAATAAGAAGACTCGGCATCCCCATCCTCCTGAGACACACCATAGTCGAGGCCATAGGCGACAAAGTCCTCGAGGGAGCAGTCATCCAGGAACTCGACGACAAATTCCAGCTCATAGGCGAGCCCCGTAAAATAGACTGCGACATCATCTGCATGGCCGTAGGCCTCACGCCGACCACCGAACTCTTCTGGCAGGCGGGCTGCAAAATGCAGTTCGTACCGCAGCTCTGCGGCTACGTACCCTTCAGAGACAAAACCATGCGCACCAGCAACCCTGACATCTGGGTTGCGGGAGACGCCTCCGGCATAGAAGAGGCCTCGGCGGCCATGGTAGAGGGGCGCATAGCGGGCCACGCGGCGGCCAAAGCCCTCGGCCACAAAGTAGAAGACAAAAAATTCGAAGAATACTGGACCAGACTCCACCACCTCCGCGCCGGAGAAGTGGGAGAAAAAATCCTCGCCGGAATAGGTCAGGTCCTCGTAGAAAGATGGGAGGCGTAG
- a CDS encoding (2Fe-2S)-binding protein, giving the protein MAKVNVICRCEEIEIDEIRKWIAAGYTEFDELKRILRVGMGPCQGRGCRDIIIRELARATGKPIAEVRAGVIRPPVKPVKAMLLADED; this is encoded by the coding sequence ATGGCGAAAGTAAATGTGATATGCCGCTGTGAAGAGATAGAGATCGACGAGATCCGCAAGTGGATCGCGGCGGGCTACACCGAATTTGACGAATTGAAGCGCATCCTTCGCGTCGGTATGGGGCCATGCCAGGGACGCGGATGCCGCGACATCATCATACGCGAGCTTGCGCGCGCCACCGGCAAACCCATCGCCGAGGTGAGGGCGGGAGTCATCCGTCCTCCCGTGAAGCCGGTAAAGGCCATGCTCTTGGCCGACGAAGACTAG
- a CDS encoding (2Fe-2S)-binding protein, translating to MELIQNHPILDYKHGREVTFTFDGRELKGYEGEPIAMALHANGVHIYRITPEMKRTRGFFCAIGKCSSCFMVVDGVPNVRTCVTPLTAGMKVETQRDKGRVPLEVC from the coding sequence ATGGAACTGATACAGAATCACCCGATACTGGACTACAAACACGGTCGGGAAGTGACATTTACCTTCGACGGGCGCGAGCTCAAAGGATACGAAGGGGAGCCGATAGCGATGGCGCTGCACGCGAACGGGGTGCACATCTACCGCATCACGCCGGAGATGAAGAGGACGCGCGGTTTCTTCTGCGCGATCGGCAAATGCAGCTCCTGCTTCATGGTGGTCGACGGCGTCCCCAACGTCCGCACCTGCGTCACGCCGCTTACGGCGGGCATGAAGGTCGAGACCCAGAGGGACAAAGGCCGCGTTCCTTTGGAAGTCTGTTAA
- a CDS encoding TRAP transporter permease, producing MSETEAKTTMVMEESAKLDLDDLMRRYDTESRFRLLSGWQGKMVALLAVAMSCFHFYTSGFGLLLAQMQGAVHLAFTLALVFLLYPANSKQSKTSGIPFYDYILAGLGVASSLYLVFFFNDLVMRAGLPTTTDLVMGFILIATLLEATRRISNPILPCLAIAALLYCYFGRYMPQMLAHRGFSVARIVNHMYLGTEGIFGTPLEVSSTFVFMFILFGAVLEKTGLGRFIIDLSMAIAGWSTGGPAKVAVVSSGLMGTVSGSSVANVCTTGMFTIPLMKSVGYQPYFAGAVEAVASTGGQIMPPVMGAGAFIMAQFLGVPYIQVAIAAIVPALLYYFAVMVQVHFEACRLGLKGIPWSQLPPIWPLLKSKGFLLIPLVAIIYFLLAGYTPLKAAFNGILVSFVLSWLNKETRLTPDRIFQAFEAGARGAIGVACACATVGMVVGMGTLTGLALRIAGAIVAAAGGSKILTLIFTMCASIVLGTGLPTTANFIVTSTMAAPALFQLGVPPMAAYMFVFYFGIAADLTPPVALAAYAGAGIAGADPMKTGVTAFKLALAGFLVPYIYVYSPMLLFIDVVPLEMIQAICTALIGVFLLAMFTIGYFKAPLAWYMRLLAFGGALGLMIPGTASDLAGLAVLALIYVVQRIKEKKISTETAL from the coding sequence ATGAGTGAAACAGAGGCAAAGACAACCATGGTTATGGAGGAAAGCGCGAAGCTCGACCTTGACGACCTTATGCGCCGGTATGACACTGAATCGCGTTTCAGGCTGCTGAGCGGCTGGCAGGGAAAGATGGTAGCTTTGCTCGCCGTCGCGATGTCCTGCTTCCACTTCTATACATCAGGGTTTGGGCTGCTGCTTGCCCAGATGCAGGGCGCCGTTCACCTCGCATTCACGCTGGCGCTGGTCTTTCTTCTCTATCCGGCTAACTCGAAACAATCCAAGACCAGCGGCATACCTTTCTATGACTACATATTGGCCGGGCTGGGAGTGGCAAGCTCCCTCTATCTGGTATTCTTCTTCAACGACCTGGTGATGCGGGCCGGCCTGCCGACCACCACTGACCTAGTGATGGGATTCATCCTCATCGCGACACTGCTGGAGGCGACGCGGCGGATATCCAACCCGATACTTCCGTGTCTTGCGATCGCCGCGCTGCTCTATTGCTATTTCGGACGCTACATGCCTCAGATGCTCGCGCACCGCGGTTTCTCGGTAGCACGTATCGTAAACCACATGTACCTTGGTACGGAGGGAATCTTTGGCACCCCGCTTGAAGTCTCCTCGACCTTTGTCTTCATGTTCATCCTCTTTGGAGCGGTGCTTGAGAAGACGGGGCTTGGGCGCTTCATCATCGACCTCTCAATGGCCATCGCCGGCTGGTCGACTGGCGGCCCCGCGAAGGTCGCGGTCGTCAGCTCCGGACTGATGGGGACGGTCTCCGGCTCTTCGGTCGCCAATGTCTGCACGACAGGTATGTTCACCATTCCGCTCATGAAAAGCGTTGGCTACCAGCCCTACTTTGCGGGCGCGGTCGAGGCGGTGGCCTCAACTGGCGGGCAGATAATGCCTCCCGTCATGGGCGCCGGCGCCTTCATCATGGCGCAGTTCCTCGGCGTCCCTTATATACAGGTCGCCATTGCGGCTATCGTCCCCGCGCTCCTTTACTACTTTGCAGTCATGGTGCAGGTGCACTTTGAGGCCTGCCGCCTCGGACTTAAGGGTATCCCCTGGTCGCAGCTGCCTCCTATATGGCCGCTGCTTAAGTCAAAGGGTTTCCTGCTCATCCCGCTCGTGGCGATCATTTACTTCCTGCTTGCCGGCTACACGCCGCTTAAGGCTGCCTTCAACGGCATCCTAGTCAGCTTCGTGCTCTCCTGGCTCAATAAAGAGACTCGCCTGACCCCAGACCGGATATTCCAGGCCTTTGAAGCCGGAGCGCGCGGCGCGATCGGCGTGGCCTGCGCCTGCGCCACCGTCGGCATGGTCGTCGGAATGGGGACGCTTACCGGACTTGCGCTGCGCATCGCCGGAGCGATAGTCGCGGCGGCGGGCGGCAGCAAGATACTGACGCTCATCTTCACGATGTGCGCGAGCATCGTTCTCGGGACCGGGCTGCCGACGACGGCTAACTTTATCGTCACCAGTACGATGGCGGCTCCCGCGCTCTTCCAGCTGGGCGTGCCGCCGATGGCTGCCTACATGTTCGTCTTCTACTTCGGCATCGCGGCCGACCTGACGCCGCCGGTCGCGCTTGCGGCCTACGCCGGCGCGGGGATCGCGGGGGCGGACCCGATGAAGACCGGTGTCACGGCCTTCAAACTTGCGCTGGCCGGATTCCTCGTTCCGTACATCTATGTCTATAGTCCGATGCTGCTCTTCATCGACGTGGTGCCGCTTGAGATGATACAGGCGATCTGTACGGCGCTCATCGGAGTGTTCCTGCTCGCGATGTTCACGATCGGATACTTCAAGGCGCCGCTTGCCTGGTATATGCGGCTGCTGGCCTTTGGAGGCGCCTTAGGGCTGATGATCCCCGGCACAGCCTCCGACCTCGCCGGTCTCGCAGTTCTGGCGCTGATCTATGTCGTTCAGCGAATTAAGGAGAAGAAAATTTCCACGGAAACTGCCTTGTAG
- the deoC gene encoding deoxyribose-phosphate aldolase, whose protein sequence is MNLAPYIDHTNLKPEATAEDIKKLCAEARCFGFASVCVNSSRVPLAAELLKGTSVSVCTVVGFPLGAASSASKAFEAKKAAEDGASEIDMVINIGLIKDGADEDVIKDIKAVVEAVPLCVVKVIIETCLLTEEEKIRACRAAMTAGAHFVKTSTGFSTAGATEEDVRLMRETVGETLKIKASGGIRSADFAARLIAAGADRIGASKSVEMCGGRLQS, encoded by the coding sequence ATGAATCTGGCGCCCTATATAGACCATACTAATCTCAAACCCGAGGCTACGGCCGAAGACATAAAAAAACTCTGTGCCGAAGCACGCTGCTTTGGTTTTGCCTCTGTCTGTGTTAACTCTTCGCGCGTACCTCTGGCGGCTGAGTTGCTTAAGGGAACCTCTGTCTCCGTCTGTACCGTCGTAGGGTTTCCGCTTGGAGCGGCGAGCAGCGCCTCCAAGGCCTTTGAGGCGAAAAAGGCCGCGGAGGACGGCGCCTCGGAGATCGATATGGTGATAAATATAGGGTTAATAAAAGACGGCGCAGATGAAGATGTAATAAAGGACATCAAGGCCGTAGTCGAAGCGGTCCCCCTGTGCGTCGTCAAGGTGATAATAGAAACCTGTCTCCTTACGGAAGAGGAAAAGATACGCGCCTGCCGCGCCGCAATGACGGCGGGCGCGCACTTCGTAAAGACCTCCACCGGCTTTTCCACCGCCGGGGCGACGGAGGAAGACGTCAGGCTGATGCGGGAGACGGTGGGGGAGACTCTTAAGATCAAGGCCTCTGGCGGCATACGCAGCGCGGATTTTGCCGCGCGCCTAATAGCAGCCGGCGCGGACCGGATAGGCGCCTCCAAATCGGTAGAGATGTGCGGCGGCAGGCTGCAGAGCTGA
- a CDS encoding OadG family protein translates to MPITSSLSSYFVGPMGALIMSFISMSIVFLVIIGLMLVMKATGKLAASFDKKTAEGK, encoded by the coding sequence ATGCCTATTACGTCTTCTCTTAGTTCATATTTTGTCGGACCGATGGGGGCGCTTATCATGTCCTTCATCTCCATGAGTATCGTTTTTCTTGTAATAATAGGACTCATGCTGGTAATGAAGGCCACCGGCAAGCTGGCTGCGTCGTTTGACAAAAAGACCGCAGAGGGTAAATAA
- a CDS encoding LysR family transcriptional regulator, with amino-acid sequence MHEKGIETFLAVAMSRTLGKAAELLNVTQSTISYNLSELESEMGMILVDRQKGMKSIRLTPAGEGFLPLALKWQEVSREIGNARSPGSAYSLTIGGSESVNCRLLPEIYNILLEHEPPVYLRILTDPSDQMYQAVESRALDVAITLHEENTRYVQIEPFYKEGFIAARIPYDGEVQGEFIKPDDLKQEDEFYIEWSGGYRLWHDHIWDPMKSFKVKLDSVNLVTSLMKHPGQWCMIPESAAGQFKKESPNAVFQKVYDSPPDIVYYKLTHRYPKSSSIPGLTIFDEVLKQRITELGKEREK; translated from the coding sequence ATGCACGAAAAGGGGATAGAGACCTTTCTTGCAGTCGCCATGTCGCGTACTCTCGGAAAAGCGGCCGAGCTTCTTAACGTCACTCAGTCGACGATAAGCTATAATCTCAGCGAGCTGGAGAGCGAGATGGGCATGATACTGGTAGACCGCCAGAAGGGTATGAAATCTATTCGTCTGACGCCCGCCGGCGAGGGATTCCTTCCGCTCGCGCTCAAATGGCAGGAGGTCAGCAGAGAGATTGGAAACGCACGCAGTCCCGGTTCTGCCTATTCTCTCACCATAGGAGGCTCAGAGAGTGTCAACTGCCGCCTGCTTCCTGAGATATACAACATACTGCTTGAACATGAACCTCCGGTATATCTGCGTATATTGACCGACCCTTCCGACCAGATGTACCAGGCCGTAGAAAGCCGCGCGCTTGACGTGGCGATCACCCTGCACGAGGAAAATACGCGTTATGTTCAGATAGAGCCCTTCTATAAAGAAGGATTTATCGCGGCGCGCATTCCCTATGATGGAGAGGTCCAAGGAGAATTTATAAAACCTGATGATTTGAAACAGGAGGACGAGTTCTATATCGAATGGAGCGGAGGATACCGTTTATGGCATGACCATATATGGGACCCGATGAAGTCTTTTAAGGTGAAGCTCGATTCGGTGAATCTCGTGACCTCCCTGATGAAACATCCGGGGCAGTGGTGTATGATTCCGGAATCTGCCGCAGGGCAGTTCAAGAAAGAGTCTCCAAATGCGGTATTTCAAAAGGTTTACGACTCCCCTCCGGATATTGTATATTATAAGCTGACCCACAGGTATCCGAAATCGAGTTCAATACCGGGACTGACAATATTTGACGAGGTTCTGAAACAGCGGATAACGGAATTGGGTAAGGAAAGGGAGAAGTAA